The Desulfuromonas versatilis genome has a segment encoding these proteins:
- the lpdA gene encoding dihydrolipoyl dehydrogenase, producing the protein MNPPDSIPGKAQLVVIGAGPGGYAAAFRAAELGLAVTLVDPEVNPGGVCLYRGCIPSKALLHLARMVGEAEEAAALGVSFGKPQIDLERVRQWKKGVVDRLTGGLGARAKQLKLTYLRGKARFKDATTLAITTAEGEEGELAFEQAILATGSRPIPLPGTDPDGGRILDSTAALELAEIPKSLLVIGGGYIGLELGSVYAALGSQVSLVEMTDGLLPGCDRDLVSVLRRRLDKRFSEILLSTRVTKLRPQKNRVEVSLEDGKGEKSTRRFDQVLVAIGRRPNTEGLGLENTTVRLDAKGFVEVDGQRRSAERHIFAIGDIAGEPMLAHKAYAEAHVAAEAAAGHKALFEPRAIPAVVFTDPEIAWCGLTETAARAQKLEIKTAKLPWRGNGRCLTLGREEGLTKLIVDAASQRLLGVAMAGPGAGELIAEGVLALEMAAVAEDLRHTIHPHPTLSETLYDAAQMLFKG; encoded by the coding sequence ATGAACCCGCCCGATTCCATTCCCGGCAAAGCCCAGCTGGTGGTCATCGGCGCCGGTCCCGGCGGCTACGCCGCGGCCTTCCGGGCCGCCGAGCTGGGACTCGCGGTGACCCTGGTCGACCCCGAGGTCAACCCCGGCGGGGTCTGCCTGTACCGCGGCTGCATCCCCTCCAAGGCCCTGCTGCACCTGGCCCGGATGGTCGGCGAAGCCGAGGAGGCCGCGGCCCTCGGGGTGAGCTTCGGCAAGCCGCAAATCGACCTGGAGCGGGTGCGGCAGTGGAAGAAGGGGGTCGTCGACAGGCTGACCGGGGGGCTGGGGGCCAGGGCCAAACAGCTGAAGCTGACCTACCTGCGGGGCAAGGCCAGGTTCAAGGATGCCACGACCCTGGCCATCACCACCGCCGAGGGGGAGGAGGGGGAGCTGGCCTTCGAACAGGCCATCCTCGCCACCGGCTCACGGCCGATCCCGCTCCCGGGGACCGATCCGGACGGCGGGCGGATCCTCGATTCCACCGCGGCGCTGGAACTGGCGGAGATCCCCAAGAGCCTGCTGGTGATCGGCGGCGGCTACATCGGCCTGGAGCTTGGCTCGGTCTATGCCGCCCTGGGGAGCCAGGTTTCGCTGGTGGAGATGACCGACGGGCTGCTCCCCGGCTGCGACCGCGACCTGGTCTCGGTGCTCCGGCGACGGCTCGACAAAAGGTTTTCGGAAATCCTGCTCAGTACCCGGGTGACCAAGCTGCGGCCGCAAAAAAACCGGGTGGAGGTGAGCCTGGAGGACGGCAAGGGGGAAAAGAGCACGCGGCGTTTCGACCAGGTGCTGGTAGCCATCGGCCGGCGCCCCAATACGGAAGGGCTCGGCCTGGAGAACACCACCGTCAGGCTCGACGCCAAGGGATTCGTCGAGGTGGACGGCCAGCGGCGCAGCGCCGAGAGGCACATCTTCGCCATCGGTGACATCGCCGGCGAGCCGATGCTGGCCCACAAGGCCTACGCCGAGGCCCATGTCGCGGCCGAGGCCGCCGCCGGGCACAAGGCGCTGTTCGAGCCGCGGGCGATCCCCGCGGTGGTCTTCACCGACCCGGAGATCGCCTGGTGCGGGCTGACCGAAACCGCCGCCCGCGCGCAGAAGCTCGAGATCAAGACCGCCAAGCTCCCCTGGCGCGGCAACGGCCGGTGCCTGACCCTGGGCCGCGAGGAGGGCCTGACCAAGCTGATCGTCGATGCCGCCTCCCAGCGGTTGCTCGGCGTGGCCATGGCCGGCCCCGGCGCCGGGGAGCTGATCGCCGAGGGGGTGCTGGCCCTGGAGATGGCCGCCGTCGCCGAGGACCTGCGCCACACCATCCACCCCCACCCGACCCTGTCGGAGACCCTCTACGACGCCGCGCAGATGCTGTTCAAGGGCTGA
- a CDS encoding 2-oxo acid dehydrogenase subunit E2, which yields MALEIKVPEVSEGVHQGTVVSLAVAVGDRVEADQTLLELETDKAVVAIPSPAAGKITEIKVNEGDEVEVGAVIMLMDAESEAEPEKEEAEPEKEEAKPEKEEAKPEKEEAKPEREEAKPEREEAKPEREEAKPEREEAKPEREEAKPEKEEAKPEREEEFRAGKPDLSLVRRGEQVAPAAPSVRRLARELGVDIYQVQGSGPGGRIGESDVRLFVRETMQRITGGGPAPAAVGEFPGLHAQRPLPDFSRWGEVSREPLSRVRELTADAMSYAWSTIPMVTQYDQARITALEKYRKEFNQRVAAAGKLTTTAILAKICATALQAFPRFNSSLDLAARELVLKHSVHIGVAVDTPRGLLVPVLREAQRKGLARLALELNEIAGKAREGKISPADLEGGTFTISNLGGIGGQAFTPLVYAPQVAILGVSRAQQQPVWNGCEFVPELVLPLALSYDHRVIDGADGARFLRWICEAIENPLQLVMENS from the coding sequence ATGGCGCTTGAAATCAAAGTTCCCGAGGTTTCCGAGGGGGTCCACCAGGGGACCGTGGTGTCCCTGGCCGTCGCCGTCGGCGACCGGGTGGAGGCTGACCAGACCCTGCTCGAGCTGGAGACCGACAAGGCCGTGGTGGCCATCCCCTCGCCCGCGGCGGGCAAGATCACCGAGATCAAGGTGAACGAAGGGGACGAGGTGGAGGTCGGCGCGGTCATCATGCTGATGGACGCGGAAAGCGAGGCCGAGCCGGAGAAGGAAGAGGCCGAGCCGGAGAAGGAAGAGGCCAAACCGGAGAAGGAAGAGGCCAAGCCGGAGAAGGAAGAGGCCAAGCCGGAGAGGGAAGAGGCCAAGCCGGAGAGGGAAGAGGCCAAGCCGGAGAGGGAAGAGGCCAAGCCGGAGAGGGAAGAGGCCAAGCCGGAGAGGGAAGAGGCCAAGCCGGAGAAGGAAGAGGCCAAGCCGGAGAGGGAGGAGGAGTTCCGGGCCGGCAAGCCTGATCTGAGCCTGGTGCGCCGCGGCGAGCAGGTCGCCCCGGCCGCACCCTCGGTGCGCCGCCTGGCCCGGGAGCTGGGGGTCGACATCTACCAGGTGCAGGGGAGCGGACCCGGCGGCCGGATCGGCGAGAGCGACGTGCGCCTGTTCGTCCGGGAAACCATGCAGCGCATCACCGGCGGCGGGCCGGCGCCCGCGGCGGTGGGAGAGTTCCCGGGGCTGCATGCCCAGCGCCCCTTGCCCGATTTTTCCCGCTGGGGCGAGGTCAGCCGCGAGCCGCTCTCACGGGTGCGGGAACTGACCGCCGACGCCATGAGCTACGCCTGGTCGACCATCCCCATGGTCACCCAGTACGACCAGGCCCGCATTACCGCGCTGGAGAAATACCGCAAGGAGTTCAACCAGCGGGTCGCGGCCGCGGGCAAGCTGACCACCACGGCGATTTTGGCGAAAATCTGCGCCACGGCCCTGCAGGCCTTCCCCCGCTTCAACAGCAGCCTCGATCTGGCCGCCCGGGAGCTGGTCCTCAAGCACTCGGTGCACATCGGGGTGGCCGTCGACACCCCCCGGGGCCTGCTCGTGCCGGTGCTGCGCGAGGCCCAGCGCAAGGGGCTGGCGCGGCTGGCCCTGGAGCTGAACGAAATCGCCGGCAAAGCCCGCGAGGGGAAGATCAGCCCGGCCGACCTGGAGGGGGGGACCTTCACCATCAGCAACCTCGGCGGGATCGGCGGCCAGGCCTTCACCCCGCTGGTCTACGCCCCCCAGGTGGCGATCCTCGGGGTCTCCCGGGCCCAGCAGCAGCCGGTCTGGAACGGCTGCGAGTTCGTCCCCGAGCTGGTCCTGCCCCTGGCCCTGAGCTATGACCACCGGGTGATCGACGGCGCCGACGGCGCGCGCTTTCTGCGCTGGATCTGCGAGGCCATCGAGAATCCGCTGCAGCTGGTGATGGAAAATTCCTAG
- the aceE gene encoding pyruvate dehydrogenase (acetyl-transferring), homodimeric type codes for MARNSQETPAELQQIENAEWRESLDYVLQTQGPERVRQILRLLQVRAQEQGVSIPFTANTPYLNSIPRSRQPVYPGDRELERRIKSIIRWNAMAMVVRANQLSPGIGGHISTFASAATLWEVGFNHFWRGRTEEFLGDMVFFQGHASPGVYARAFLEGRLSEEDLKGFRRELRPEKGGLSSYPHPYLMPDFWEFPTVSMGLTSLCAIYQARFNHYLVDRGLRKSSGRKVWAMLGDGEMDEPESLGAITLAAREQLDNLIFVINCNLQRLDGPVRGNGKIIQELEAAFRGAGWNVIKVIWGDDWDRLLEADSSGKLVQRMEEVVDGEMQRFIVGNGAYVREHFFGKYPELLELVEGYSDEQLGQLTRGGHDPDKVYAAYRAAVEHKGSPTVILAQTVKGYGLGEAGEGKNITHAQKKLNEEELKAFRTRFNIPIGDTEIAETPFYRPAEDSPEIAYLRERRRALGGTLPKRHNASYPMACQTEEIIREYFEGSGERPLATTMAYVHLLAKLLRDAEFGKLIVPIVPDEARTFGMESLFRQAGIYSHVGQLYEPVDKGSLLFYNEKKEGAILEEGISEAGALASFIAAGSAHANNGVQTVPFFTFYSMFGFQRVGDLIWQACDCRARGFLVGATAGRTTLAGEGLQHQDGQSQVLAMAPTRVKAYDPAFAYELAVIVHDGLTRMYCHQEDWIYYLTVMNETYPMPPMPKGAGVREGIVRGMYRFARSSLKGKRPRAHLLGSGAILNEALKARQILESQFKVAADVWSVTSYKELYSDAIECERWNLLHPGKKAKVPYLGQLLAKESGVFVAASDYLKLLPASLAKWLPGPLHCLGTDGFGRSDSRERLRDFFEVDARYIALAALRQLALAGEIPAETVEKALVDFAINPDKLNPHKD; via the coding sequence ATGGCCCGAAACAGTCAGGAGACACCCGCAGAGCTGCAACAGATCGAAAACGCCGAGTGGCGCGAGTCCCTCGACTACGTGCTGCAGACCCAGGGGCCGGAGCGGGTCCGGCAGATCCTGCGCCTGCTGCAGGTCCGCGCCCAGGAACAGGGGGTCAGCATCCCCTTCACCGCCAACACCCCCTACCTCAACAGCATCCCGCGCAGCCGGCAGCCGGTCTATCCCGGCGACCGCGAGCTGGAGCGGCGCATCAAGTCGATCATCCGCTGGAACGCCATGGCCATGGTGGTGCGGGCCAACCAGCTGTCGCCCGGCATCGGCGGTCACATCTCCACCTTCGCCTCGGCGGCGACCCTCTGGGAGGTGGGCTTCAACCATTTCTGGCGCGGCCGCACCGAGGAGTTTCTCGGCGACATGGTCTTTTTCCAGGGGCACGCCTCGCCGGGGGTCTACGCCCGGGCGTTTCTCGAGGGGCGGCTGAGCGAGGAGGACCTCAAGGGCTTCCGCCGCGAGCTGCGCCCCGAGAAGGGGGGGCTCAGCTCCTACCCCCACCCCTACCTGATGCCGGATTTCTGGGAGTTTCCCACCGTCTCCATGGGCCTGACCTCCCTGTGCGCCATCTACCAGGCGCGCTTCAACCACTACCTGGTTGATCGCGGGCTGCGCAAGAGCAGCGGCCGCAAGGTCTGGGCGATGCTCGGCGACGGCGAAATGGACGAGCCCGAATCGCTGGGCGCCATCACCCTGGCCGCCCGCGAGCAGCTCGATAACCTGATCTTCGTCATCAACTGCAACCTGCAGCGGCTCGACGGGCCGGTGCGCGGCAACGGCAAGATCATCCAGGAGCTCGAGGCGGCCTTCCGCGGCGCCGGCTGGAACGTGATCAAGGTGATCTGGGGCGACGACTGGGACCGGCTGCTCGAAGCCGACAGCTCGGGCAAGCTGGTGCAGCGCATGGAAGAGGTGGTCGACGGCGAGATGCAGCGCTTCATCGTCGGCAACGGCGCCTACGTGCGCGAGCACTTTTTCGGCAAGTATCCGGAGTTGCTCGAGCTGGTCGAGGGCTACAGCGACGAGCAACTCGGCCAGCTGACCCGCGGCGGCCACGACCCCGACAAGGTCTACGCCGCCTACCGGGCGGCCGTCGAGCACAAGGGATCGCCGACGGTGATCCTCGCCCAGACGGTCAAGGGCTACGGCCTGGGCGAGGCCGGGGAGGGGAAGAACATCACCCACGCCCAGAAAAAGCTTAACGAGGAGGAGCTCAAGGCCTTTCGCACCCGTTTCAACATCCCCATCGGCGACACCGAGATCGCCGAGACCCCCTTCTACCGGCCGGCCGAGGACAGCCCGGAGATCGCCTACCTCAGGGAGCGGCGCCGGGCCCTGGGCGGCACCCTGCCCAAGCGGCACAACGCCAGCTATCCCATGGCCTGCCAGACCGAGGAGATCATCCGCGAGTACTTCGAGGGCTCGGGCGAGCGGCCGCTGGCGACCACCATGGCCTACGTGCACCTGCTGGCCAAGCTGCTGCGCGACGCCGAGTTCGGCAAGCTGATCGTGCCCATCGTCCCCGACGAGGCGCGCACCTTCGGCATGGAGTCGCTGTTCCGCCAGGCCGGCATCTACAGCCACGTCGGCCAGCTCTACGAGCCGGTGGACAAGGGGAGCCTGCTGTTCTACAACGAGAAGAAGGAAGGGGCGATCCTCGAGGAGGGGATCAGCGAGGCCGGCGCCCTGGCCAGCTTCATCGCCGCCGGCAGCGCCCACGCCAACAACGGCGTGCAGACCGTCCCCTTCTTCACCTTCTACTCCATGTTCGGCTTCCAGCGGGTCGGCGACCTGATCTGGCAGGCCTGCGACTGCCGGGCGCGGGGCTTTCTGGTCGGCGCCACCGCCGGCCGCACCACCCTGGCCGGCGAAGGGCTGCAGCACCAGGACGGCCAGAGCCAGGTGCTGGCCATGGCGCCGACCCGGGTCAAGGCCTACGACCCCGCCTTCGCCTACGAGCTGGCGGTGATCGTGCACGACGGGCTGACCCGCATGTACTGCCACCAGGAGGACTGGATCTACTACCTGACGGTGATGAACGAGACCTACCCCATGCCCCCCATGCCCAAGGGCGCCGGGGTGCGCGAGGGGATCGTCAGGGGGATGTACCGCTTCGCCAGATCTTCGCTCAAGGGCAAACGCCCCAGGGCGCACCTGTTGGGCAGCGGGGCGATCCTCAACGAGGCCCTCAAGGCCCGGCAGATCCTGGAAAGCCAGTTCAAGGTGGCCGCCGACGTCTGGAGCGTCACCAGCTACAAGGAACTCTACAGCGACGCCATCGAGTGCGAGCGCTGGAACCTGCTCCACCCCGGCAAGAAGGCCAAGGTCCCCTACCTCGGCCAGCTGCTGGCCAAGGAGAGCGGGGTCTTCGTCGCCGCCTCGGACTACCTGAAGTTGCTGCCGGCCAGCCTGGCCAAGTGGCTCCCCGGGCCGCTGCACTGCCTGGGGACCGACGGCTTCGGGCGCAGCGACAGCCGCGAGCGGCTGCGGGACTTCTTCGAGGTCGACGCCCGCTACATCGCCCTGGCCGCGTTGCGCCAGCTGGCCCTGGCCGGGGAGATCCCCGCCGAGACCGTCGAGAAGGCGCTCGTGGATTTCGCCATCAACCCCGACAAACTGAACCCGCACAAGGACTGA
- the ppsA gene encoding phosphoenolpyruvate synthase: MTKPSESIRWFEQLSNRDVPLVGGKNASLGEMIGALKAEGIRVPDGFATTAAAFRHFLEANRLEERIREHLAAFQRGAKSLHATGEAIRRLIRRGDWPEEIAAAIGAAYRELGRRCGAEELDVAVRSSATAEDLPDASFAGQQETFLNIGGEPELLEACRRCYASLFTDRAIAYRENQGFDHLQVALSVGVQKMVRADKAGAGVMFSIDTETGFPRVVVIDAAWGLGENVVQGAVSPDSYTVFKPLLAEPALSPILRKKLGGKEKKLVYARSAGQTTRNAETSARERNSFVLGDEEILQLARWAVIIEAHYGRPMDMEWAKDGETGELFIVQARPETVQSRKQAGVLKSYSLKQQGELLLSGLAIGEGIAAGRVQVIKSASEIERFEPGSILVTGMTDPDWVPIMKKAAGIVTDHGGRTSHAAIVSRELGIAAVIGTERGTSELKDGQEVTLSCAEGEQGRIYAGLLEFEQSEVNLEELPEIRTRIMLNIASPAAAFRWWRLPCRGIGLARMEFIINNLIQAHPMALLNYDQLEDKEARRRIRELTRHYPDKSEYFVDQLAQGIATIAASQYPEPVIVRMSDFKTNEYAELIGGRQFEFAEENPMLGFRGASRYYSERYRAGFALECAAIKRVREKIGLANLVVMIPFCRTLKEADRVLEVLAEEGLVRGRNGLEIYVMVEIPANVVLAEQFAERFDGFSIGSNDLTQLTLGVDRDSALLRELFDERDPAVKSLIRQAIRAANQTGTKIGICGQAPSDYPDFAAFLVEEGIDSISLNPDSVIGVIRRVAEVER; encoded by the coding sequence ATGACCAAGCCCAGTGAGTCGATCCGCTGGTTCGAGCAGCTAAGCAACCGGGACGTGCCCCTGGTCGGCGGCAAGAACGCCTCGCTGGGGGAGATGATCGGCGCCCTCAAGGCTGAAGGGATCAGGGTTCCCGACGGTTTTGCCACCACCGCGGCGGCCTTCCGGCACTTTCTGGAAGCCAACCGGCTCGAGGAGCGCATCCGCGAACACCTCGCGGCCTTTCAGCGCGGCGCGAAGTCGCTGCACGCCACCGGCGAAGCCATCCGCCGCCTGATCCGGCGCGGCGACTGGCCCGAGGAGATCGCCGCGGCCATCGGCGCGGCCTACCGCGAGCTGGGGCGGCGCTGCGGCGCCGAAGAGCTCGACGTGGCGGTGCGCAGCAGCGCCACCGCCGAAGATCTGCCCGATGCCAGCTTCGCCGGGCAGCAGGAGACCTTCCTCAACATCGGCGGCGAACCGGAGCTGCTCGAGGCCTGCCGGCGCTGCTACGCCTCGCTGTTCACCGACCGGGCCATCGCCTACCGGGAAAACCAGGGGTTCGACCACCTGCAGGTGGCCCTGTCGGTGGGGGTGCAGAAGATGGTGCGCGCGGACAAGGCGGGCGCCGGCGTGATGTTCTCCATCGACACCGAGACCGGCTTTCCCCGGGTGGTGGTGATCGACGCCGCCTGGGGGCTGGGGGAGAACGTGGTGCAGGGGGCGGTGAGCCCGGACAGCTACACGGTGTTCAAGCCGCTGCTCGCAGAGCCCGCGCTCAGCCCGATTCTGCGCAAGAAGCTCGGCGGCAAGGAGAAAAAACTGGTCTACGCCCGCTCTGCCGGACAGACCACCCGCAACGCCGAGACCTCGGCCCGCGAGCGGAATTCCTTCGTGCTCGGCGACGAGGAGATTCTGCAGCTGGCGCGCTGGGCGGTGATCATCGAGGCCCATTACGGCAGGCCGATGGACATGGAGTGGGCCAAGGACGGCGAGACCGGGGAGCTGTTCATCGTCCAGGCACGCCCGGAAACCGTCCAGTCGCGCAAACAGGCCGGGGTGCTCAAGAGCTACTCGCTCAAGCAGCAGGGCGAGCTGCTGCTCAGCGGGCTGGCCATCGGCGAAGGGATCGCCGCCGGGCGGGTCCAGGTGATCAAGAGCGCGAGCGAGATCGAGCGCTTCGAGCCGGGGAGCATCCTGGTGACCGGCATGACCGATCCCGACTGGGTACCGATCATGAAGAAGGCCGCCGGCATCGTCACCGACCACGGCGGGCGCACCTCCCACGCCGCCATCGTCAGCCGCGAGCTGGGCATCGCCGCGGTGATCGGCACCGAGCGCGGCACCAGCGAGCTCAAAGACGGGCAGGAGGTGACCCTCAGCTGCGCCGAGGGGGAGCAGGGCCGGATCTATGCGGGCCTGCTCGAGTTCGAGCAGAGCGAGGTGAACCTGGAGGAGCTGCCCGAGATCAGGACCCGGATCATGCTGAACATCGCCAGCCCGGCCGCGGCCTTTCGCTGGTGGCGGCTGCCCTGCCGGGGGATCGGTCTGGCGCGCATGGAGTTCATCATCAACAACCTCATCCAGGCCCATCCCATGGCCCTGCTCAATTACGACCAGCTCGAGGACAAGGAGGCCAGGCGCCGGATCCGCGAGCTGACCCGCCACTACCCCGACAAGAGCGAATACTTCGTCGATCAGCTCGCCCAGGGGATCGCCACCATCGCCGCCAGCCAGTACCCCGAGCCGGTCATCGTGCGCATGAGCGATTTCAAGACCAACGAGTACGCCGAGCTGATCGGCGGCCGCCAGTTCGAGTTCGCCGAAGAAAACCCCATGCTCGGCTTTCGCGGGGCCTCGCGTTACTACAGCGAGCGCTACCGGGCCGGCTTCGCCCTGGAGTGCGCGGCCATCAAGCGGGTGCGCGAGAAGATCGGGCTGGCCAACCTGGTGGTCATGATCCCCTTCTGCCGCACTCTCAAGGAGGCCGACCGGGTGCTCGAGGTGCTGGCCGAGGAGGGGCTGGTGCGCGGCCGCAACGGGCTGGAAATCTACGTGATGGTGGAAATTCCCGCCAACGTGGTGCTGGCCGAGCAGTTCGCCGAGCGCTTCGACGGCTTCTCCATCGGCTCCAACGACCTGACCCAGCTCACCCTGGGGGTCGACCGGGATTCGGCGCTGCTCAGGGAGCTCTTCGACGAGCGCGACCCGGCGGTGAAAAGCTTGATCCGCCAGGCCATCCGGGCGGCCAACCAGACCGGCACCAAGATCGGCATCTGCGGCCAGGCCCCGAGCGACTACCCCGACTTCGCGGCTTTCCTGGTCGAGGAGGGGATCGATTCGATCTCGCTCAATCCCGACAGCGTGATCGGGGTGATCCGCCGGGTCGCCGAGGTGGAGCGGTAG
- a CDS encoding MgtC/SapB family protein: MDLQLWQQLGISLGLGLLVGLQREWAKPQVAGIRTFSLITVLGTVCAQLAQVFGGWVLGGGIAAVGALMVAVNLNRGRGKAARPGPTTEIAALLMFAVGALLPMGQTPAAIAIGGGVAVLLQWKRPLHGFVERIGATDIRAVFRLVLIALVVLPLLPDRSFGPYEVLNPFEIWLIVVLIVGISIGGYLVSRYLGPRSGSVLSGILGGLISSTATTVSYARRSRSAPEVSALAALVIMLASTVVFARVTFEVALVAPAIVGQVLPQFAVMGLWMLLISGGASLWARQQAERVPEPKDPSNLSAAVLFGALYALVLLAVAAARESFGDRGLYLVAALSGLTDMDAITLSTAQLISAGRLEVDTGWRMMLVGALSNILFKTGAIAVLGHPRLLGRIAVLFGLSAAGGVLLLWLWP, from the coding sequence ATGGATTTGCAACTCTGGCAACAACTCGGCATATCCCTGGGACTGGGGCTTCTGGTCGGGCTGCAGCGCGAATGGGCCAAGCCGCAGGTCGCCGGCATCCGCACCTTCTCGCTGATCACCGTCCTTGGCACGGTCTGCGCGCAGTTGGCCCAGGTCTTCGGCGGCTGGGTGCTCGGCGGCGGGATCGCCGCGGTGGGGGCCCTGATGGTGGCGGTGAACCTCAACCGCGGCCGGGGCAAGGCGGCCCGCCCGGGGCCCACCACCGAGATCGCCGCGCTGCTGATGTTCGCCGTGGGTGCGCTGCTGCCCATGGGGCAGACCCCGGCCGCCATCGCCATCGGCGGCGGGGTGGCGGTGCTGCTGCAGTGGAAGCGGCCGCTGCACGGTTTCGTCGAACGCATCGGCGCCACCGACATCCGCGCGGTCTTTCGCCTGGTGCTCATCGCCCTGGTGGTCCTGCCCCTGCTGCCCGACCGCTCCTTCGGCCCCTACGAGGTGCTCAACCCCTTCGAGATCTGGCTGATCGTGGTGCTGATCGTCGGCATCAGCATCGGCGGCTACCTCGTCTCCCGCTACCTGGGACCGCGCAGCGGTTCGGTGCTGAGCGGCATTCTCGGCGGGCTGATCTCGAGCACCGCCACCACCGTCAGCTACGCCCGCCGTTCCAGGTCAGCGCCCGAGGTCTCGGCGCTGGCCGCCCTGGTCATCATGCTCGCCTCCACCGTGGTCTTCGCCCGGGTCACCTTCGAGGTGGCCCTGGTGGCCCCGGCCATCGTCGGCCAGGTGCTTCCCCAGTTCGCGGTCATGGGCCTGTGGATGCTGCTGATTTCCGGGGGCGCTTCGCTCTGGGCCCGCCAGCAGGCCGAGCGCGTCCCCGAGCCCAAGGACCCCTCCAACCTCAGCGCCGCGGTGCTCTTCGGCGCCCTCTACGCCCTGGTGCTGCTGGCCGTCGCGGCGGCCCGGGAATCCTTCGGCGATCGCGGCCTGTACCTGGTCGCGGCGCTCTCCGGGCTGACCGACATGGACGCCATCACCCTGTCCACCGCCCAGCTGATCAGCGCCGGGCGTCTCGAGGTGGACACCGGCTGGCGCATGATGCTGGTGGGGGCGCTCTCCAACATCCTGTTCAAGACCGGCGCCATCGCGGTGCTGGGGCACCCCCGGCTGCTGGGGCGCATCGCCGTGCTGTTCGGGCTCTCTGCAGCCGGCGGGGTGCTGCTGCTCTGGCTCTGGCCCTGA
- a CDS encoding DsbA family oxidoreductase, which produces MSELEVFFDYVUPWCYFGTVRIDQLREEFDLRLRYSVFPLHPETPEQGQSLQELFGARMDVAAMLERLRSVAAELGLPFGARTHTYNSRRAQELGKWAEARGLGEPFHGAVYRAYFAEGRNIARPEELAAIAASVGLDGAEARQVLAEGRFAAAVDADWARARSLGVNAVPTLDCGGRRLVGFQPYEAFRRLAKG; this is translated from the coding sequence ATGAGCGAACTGGAAGTCTTTTTCGACTACGTCTGACCCTGGTGCTACTTCGGTACCGTGCGTATCGACCAGTTGCGCGAGGAGTTCGACCTGAGGCTGCGCTACAGCGTCTTTCCCCTGCACCCGGAAACCCCCGAGCAGGGACAGTCGCTGCAGGAGCTGTTCGGCGCCCGCATGGACGTGGCGGCGATGCTCGAGCGGCTGCGTTCGGTGGCCGCCGAGCTCGGCTTGCCATTCGGTGCGCGCACCCACACCTACAACAGCCGCCGCGCCCAGGAACTGGGCAAGTGGGCCGAAGCCCGGGGCCTCGGCGAGCCGTTTCACGGCGCGGTCTACCGGGCCTACTTCGCCGAGGGGCGTAACATCGCCCGCCCCGAGGAGTTGGCCGCCATCGCCGCCTCGGTCGGCCTCGACGGGGCCGAGGCCCGCCAGGTGCTCGCCGAGGGGCGCTTCGCCGCCGCCGTCGACGCCGACTGGGCCCGGGCCCGCTCCCTGGGGGTCAACGCCGTGCCGACCCTCGACTGCGGCGGGCGCCGCCTGGTCGGCTTCCAGCCCTACGAGGCCTTTCGCCGCCTGGCAAAGGGCTGA
- a CDS encoding GFA family protein: MSDQPTGSCRCNAVTFEVKNPLQFAANCHCNICKKTTGGAFSSIAIVDEADLVFTAGENLLSEYAISENASKYFCSKCGSPVYNRHKKFRGKLMLPIGALDKPGEIAPVVNVHCENMLPWVPNIMKMTNFDRDAVK; encoded by the coding sequence ATGTCCGATCAGCCAACCGGCTCCTGCAGGTGCAATGCGGTCACCTTCGAGGTCAAAAACCCCCTGCAGTTCGCCGCCAACTGCCACTGCAACATCTGCAAAAAGACCACGGGGGGCGCCTTTTCCTCCATAGCCATCGTCGACGAAGCCGACCTGGTCTTCACCGCGGGCGAGAACCTGCTGAGCGAATACGCGATAAGCGAAAACGCCAGCAAGTACTTCTGCAGCAAGTGCGGCTCCCCGGTCTACAACCGCCACAAAAAGTTCCGCGGCAAGCTCATGCTCCCTATTGGTGCCCTCGACAAGCCCGGGGAGATTGCCCCCGTGGTCAACGTCCACTGCGAAAACATGCTCCCCTGGGTGCCCAACATCATGAAAATGACCAATTTCGACCGCGACGCGGTCAAGTAA